A region of the Desulfuribacillus alkaliarsenatis genome:
GGCGGTGTGGGAGGATTTGTGAGCTTCCGAGAAATTATGCTGAATCCGAATCACCCAGAATATGGCGAAATGAAGGAATGGGCAAAATATTGGACAATAGAGCTCGTTGATTGGAAAAGCCGTCCTAGAGTCATTATGGTATAGTTGCTCACTTCCCAACCATAAGCAAGTGAGTTATAGGAGGCTAGAGAATATGGTAAAGAAAAATGAGATTACAATCCGTAGTTCTGCCGCTGAGTATCTGACTTTTGTTGCTTCAACGGGAGAAAACCAGGACAACTTTGAAATACGATATGAAGATGAAAATATATGGCTGACACAGAAAATAATGGCTGTATTATATGGTGTTTCGATATCTGCAATCAACCAACATCTAAAAAAGATATTTGATGATGGTGAGTTGGTGGAGGATTCAGTTATTAAGAAATACTTAATAACTGCCGATGATGGGAAGCAGTACAAGACAAAACACTACAATTTGCAAGCAATTATTGCCGTTGGATTTAAAGTGAACAATGATTGTGCAGTTCGTTTTCGAAAATGGTCGGGTCAAATTGTCAAGGATTATACCATTCAAGGCTGGACAATGGATAAGGAACGTCTGAAAAAAGGACATATGTTCACCGATGAATATTTTGAGCGACAATTGCAAAATATTCGTGAAATACGCCTTTCTGAGCGTAAATTCTATCAAAAAATAACAGACTTGTATGCCACCGCCTTTGATTATGATAAGGATGCAAACACAACCAGGCGTTTTTTTCAGACAGTTCAAAATAAGATGCATTGGGCTGTGCACAGACATACTGCAGCAGAGCTAATTGTTGAACGTGCGGATGCAGAAAAAGAAAACATGGGCTTGACTACTTGGGAATCAGCTCCAGATGGAAAAATCGTAAAAGCGGATGTATCGATTGCTAAAAACTATTTAAACGATAAAGAAATGACCTACATGGAGAGAATTGTATCGCTCTATCTTGATTACGCAGAGCTACAGGCTGAACGTCAGATTCCAATGAGTATGGAGGATTGGGCTAAACGACTGGATGGTTTTATGGAGTTTAATGGTAATGAGATATTGACAGATATAGGGAAGGTTAGTGCAGAACAAGCCAAGCTTCATGCGGAAACTCAATTTGAAAAGTATCGTATTGTGCAAGATAGATTGTTTATGTCTGATTACGATAAGTTCTTGCTTAAGTTTGAAGAGCAGACAAAAAAGAAATAATTGAAAGAACCTGTGTTTATAATTCCGACTTGAATTTGTTGACACTATCACAGTTTTAGGTGTATTTCCTCGAAATACAACTAATGTTTGTTAAGGCAAGGGTGGATGGAGCATGAGCTATTTATACATTTTGAATTATCCAATCTATGAAAAAGAATTATGTGAGTTAGAAATTTATAGATTATTCAAGCAGAAAACATATAATAAATATGTATTTTCAGATGTTGATTTGGAGGATGGGAAAAGTGTATTTATAAAATATAAATTAAAAATTTTGGACAGCCAGCAAAGATTTGATGAATTGCTTAGAAGTATTAGTAACAGAGGGTACATTTATTATAACTTCAAGATGCTTTACTTAAAGCACGCTGAAAATGATGTAGAATATCAAAATTCATTTAAGAAGATCCGTGAAGTTTGCATGCATATAAAAGGTAGCGCAAATATCAAAAAGCCTGAATTAATCCTAGGGATAACGAAGATTAAAGACGTTTGGTATTTCGGAGAGACATGGACACATAATCAAAGCTGGCAGAAGCATATAAATAAGCCACACAGCTATTCTATGTCTTTAAGTGCGCGCTTTGCTAAAGTAATTATCAATATAGCTAGTGAGAACGATAAGCATAAAAGGCTTGTTGATCCTTGCTGTGGTGTAGGAACTACGTTGTTAGAAGCAGCGAAAATGGGTGTCTTAATCGATGGCTACGAAATAAATAAAGAAGTAGCGCGCAAGGCAAACAAGAACCTGCAATTTTATGGGTATGATTTAAAAGTACAGCAACAAGACATGCTTGATATAGATAAGCAGTACGATACGGCAATTTTGGATATACCGTATGGCGTGTACAGTTCCGTCGATAGCAAAGAACAATATATGCTAATTCGCAAATGCCACTTAATTGCTGATGAACTAATCCTAATTGCTTTTGAAGACATGAGTGAAATGTTAATTGCAGCTAATTTTGTAATAGAAAGTGCTATCTGTGTGACAAAAGCAAAATTCAAACGGTACGTATACTTAGCCAAGAAACCAACTAAAGTTACAAAACATTTGACCAACATTTAATTGACAAATACACAGTTTAGAATAGTTGATAACTTTGTACTACAAGCTCAATGTATTGCATATCGCAATACAAAGTGGTAAAATATAATTATAAGTAAGGAGGCGATGTGTATGGCTAAAACTACAAGTATTTTTGCTCGTGTTGAGCCAGAAATAAAAGAACAAGCAGAAATGGTGTTAAATAAATTGGGCATACCAATGTCAAGTGCTGTTAATATTTTTTTAAGACAGGTTGTTATACAAAATGGACTACCATTTGATGTTAAAATTACTCATAATAAAACCCTTGCATTTGAGGATTTAACAACTGAAGAGTTTCACTATGAAATTGAAAAAGGTTTTAGTGATTTAAGGTCAGGTAGGGTTGTATCTGCAGAGAAGGTGGCTGAGCGAATCACTAAGGAATATGGGCATGAGTTTTAAAGTTGTTTATACTGAAGAATCAGAGCAGGATCTTGTTAATGTCTATAGTTACATTGCAATGGATTTACTAGTGCCAGAAACTGCGAAAAATCAAACCAATAGAATTATGAAAGCAATTAAGGATCTAGATTCATTGCCCTTTCGGTATAAACTCTATCAAGATGAACCGTACCATAGTAAGGGTTTAAGAGTTATTCCAGTTGATAAATATCTTGTGTTTTATATAGTCATTGAAGAAGAAAAGACGGTCGCAATAATAAGAATAATGTATGCTGGACGGAATATAGACTTGCAATTGTCAAATACAAAAATATAGATTAAATACTAAACCCATGATGGCACCTTTAAGTAGGTGCTTTTTTCATGCTCATTTAAATTTGCTATTCCAGCAATACAACCGAGCAGTATATGAAGGATAATCTCGAAAAAAGTCGAATTATATATAAGCAAGTCAAAGCAAGTCGAATTAGATAAGCAAACAAAAATCGCTGTAGTAAATCTATATTAAAAACCAGGGAGAGCTGACATTGATTGATTTTAAGCAAGCATCGAAACTTTATTCAAACCGCACACAACCTGCCGTATCAAATATATCTTTGCAAGTGGACCGCGGCGAATTTGTTTTTTTTGTTGGTCCAAGCGGCGCAGGAAAAAGCACACTTATAAAGCTGATATTCCGCGAACAAGCTCTCACTTCAGGAGAAATCAAAATTGAAGGCCGAGATTTGTCGATATTAAAGGAAAGTGAACTTCTCAGCCACAGAAGAAAGATTGGCATGGTGTTTCAGGATTACCGACTGCTCAAGCAGAAAACCGTATATGAAAATGTGGCATTTGCCTTAGAAGTTATAGGCCGCTCTCCCGAGGAAATTCGGAGTAAAGTGCCTGCCGTACTTGCAGAGGTAGGTTTGGCAGGGAAAGAGAAAGCATTCCCAACTGAGCTATCTGGTGGAGAGCAACAAAGGGTTGGTATAGCTAGGGCTATTGTAAAAGATCCCTTGATAATTCTCGCCGACGAGCCTACAGGTAACTTAGACCGAGATAATGCTTGGCAGATCATGGAGCTTTTTGAAGCTATTAATCGTAGAGGCACCACAGTAATAATAGCTACCCATGCCTTAGATATGGTTGAACATATGAAAAAAAGGGTTGTTGCTTTAGAAAACGGTCTTATAATTCGCGACGAAAGGCAGGGGAGCTATAGTTATGAACATAAATGCATTTAAATATTGCTTGCGTCAAAGCTTTATTTCCCTGCGTAGAAATATCTGGTTAGCCACTGTTACCGCTGGTATTATCGCTATTTCCTTGGTAATCCTGGGTGGCTTTTTGCTCCTCGCTGTAAACGCCGATCAAGTACTGCGCGATATAGAAACCAATGTGGAGGTTGCAGTTTTCCTAGAAGATGGTACTAGTCCCAGTTCAATTGAAGCATTATTGAGTAATCACCATTTAGTACATAGCTTTGTTTTTGTTTCTAAAGCGGAAGGACTGGAAGAATTCGGCCATAAAATGGGTGACCGTGTTTTACTGGCTGGAATGGATGGTGAAAATAATCCTCTGCCAGACATGTTTCGTGTCAAGGTCATAAGTGCCGATGAAGTAGCTACACTTGCCGCGGATGCTCGCCTGTTTCCTGGAGTGGAAATGGTTGATTACGGAGAAGAATTGGTTGGGCAGTTGCTTCAGGCAACCAATTGGTTGAAAAATTTGCTGATAGGTATAAGTAGCATGCTGGCTTTGGCAGCTATCTTTCTAATTGTAACCACAATCCGCTTATCCGTTATGGCACGTCAGGATGAAGTAGGGATTATGAAATATTTAGGTGCCAGTAACGGCTTTATCCGTTTCCCGTTTTTGCTGGAAGGAATGGTTATGGGATGGACTGGAACGCTGGTTGCAATAGCTGTACTTGGTGCGGCATATTCTCGCTTTACTGCTTCCCTACAACAGGATGCAATGATTGTATTTATCCAACCAGTGACGGATATAGAAAGGCTGTTGCCTATATTTGTCGGACTGTTGCTACTGGGGACACTAATGGGCGGGCTTGGCAGTTTAATATCTGTCCGTAAGTTCCTGCGTGTGTAATAGGGGGACAAGGATATGAAAATTCGCGAGATAAAAACCATTACGATCGTTCTTATAGTATTGATTTCAGCTATAGCAGGTCTTTACAGCGTTTCTTTCGGAAATGAACAAGTCCAAGAGAGAATAGACAACACCCGAACACAGATTACAGAAATCGAGCAAATTATTAAAGCAATGAATGAAGATATTAAAGCTAGGGAAGCTCGTTTGTTAGAGATAGAGGACGAACTAGCTAAATCAGAACAGCAACTTATCCAGTCAGAAATCAATTTGGCTGGAGCAGAGGAACGTATTGGCGAAAAAAGCCTAGTATATGGCGATAGGCTACGTAGTGCATATATGACAGGCGGTCTGTCGTATCTGGAGATGCTGCTGTCTGCTGATAATATTGGAGATCTGATTATACGCACAGCCTATATCAAACGCATACTGAACAAGGACGCAGAAATAGTTGCTGCTTACAGCGAGGAATACGAAAATCTATCAGAGCAAAGAGCTATATATGCCGAGCAACACCAAGGAATCGAAAATATGCGCTTTGAAATGCAGGCACAAGCGCAGAATCTGACGGCACAGCGCAAAGAACAGGACGAACTATTGAAACGTGCACGTGACCAGTTGACTTTTGATTTGGAGGGAATAACACCCCAGGCAGAACGTGAGCCAATCTACGGTGTCGTAATTGATAATGCAAGCCCAGCTCGGCCGCAGCATGGTCTGTCCCAGGCCTCAGTGGTTTATGAATATGAAGTGGAAGGAAGAATAACGCGCTACCTTACACTATTTTCCACACTACCCAAGAAAGTAGGCCCTGTCCGTAGTGCCAGGGAGCATAGTATTATGCTGGCTATGGAAAACAATACACACTATATCTATACCAGCGCCGGTACTGACGTGCTTAGGTTAATCGATGCTTGGAATGTGGATGGAACGAATGCCCTTTATTCACGTAGTTCAAGCTTTTTCCGTGACTCATCACGCAGGGCACCACATAATTTCTATGTAGACTTGTCTACCTTTGGAGCGGTTGAACAATCGAGTGATGTAGTAATTCGGCCAGCATACCTAAGTAGACAAGGAACTGATGTTAACACGGTATCTTTACAATATAGTAATAATTTGCGCATTAAATATGAGTATGACACAAGACAGCGTGCATACCGTCGTTTTGTTAACGACCAGGGGCACAATGATGCCGAGGGCAAGAGAATCATGGCTCGAAATATCATTATTCAGTATGTGCCACACAAAACAGACTTAGTAGGGCGGCCTACCCCAGATATAGTTGGTTCAGGTACGATTGACTATTATGCGCTGGGACAGCATTTCAAGGGAACATGGCGTAAGGATGACAAAGAGTCTTTGACTCGCTTCTTCTACGAAGACGGTACCGAAATAGAGCGTATTTACGGCCAAACATGGGTCCAAATTGTCAGACCAAATTAACAATAGTGAAAAGTGGAAAAAGTATTGACAAATAGCAAAAGCATTATTATCATTACTAATAATGATAATAATGCTTTTGCTTTAAAATGACTAATAATCAGGGAAGTGAAGCAATGAAATCAAAAATCAAAGCATTGATCCATCCAATCCGGATGAGAATTATGCAGACCTTATTGGATGGTAAAAAGATGACGGCCGGTGAGATTGCAGAGAAGCTAGAGGACATTCCCCAGGCAAGCCTCTATCGCCACATCAACGCCCTCTTAAAGGAAGAGATTCTTACCGTGGTCAGCGAAAACAAGATTCGAGGTACTGTAGAGAAAGTCTTTTCTAAGTCTGCAACATTGGAAAGTTCAATGGCAAAGGAACTTGATGAAGCCTCCAGGGAGGACCACTTCAACTATTTTTTCAGTTTTCTAATGGGCTTGCTTGGAGAATATGAGGAATATCTGCAGGAAGAGAATATCGATTTTGAAAAGGACGGAGTAAGTTTCAGACAGTGCACTGTGTACCTCAGTGATGAGGAATTTATGGAATTAATGATGGGCATAGGAGAAAAACTGTTTGCAGCAATGAAAAAAGAGCCAGGGGAGAATCGGAGGCTTAGAACCATTGCGAATATCGTGATTCCCTCAAAAAAGTACAATGAGAAAGGATAGAACATGGGAAAAAACTTAGCTAAGTATAAAACGGTTTTGCAAGACGCCCCAATAACTATTGCAATCATCGCAATTAACATAGCAATTTATATTGCCCTAAATACAATTCCCAATCTAGCAAATCAGTTATTACTTGATACTGAACTAAAGATGATACAACAGAAGCCTTGGACTTTGGTAACAGTATTTTTTTCGCAGCAACTCCATATTCACCTGCTGCTTAACATGGGTTTACTTTTTGTTTTTGGGAGGGAGCTAGAGAAGAATATTGGATCAGTCGCTCTTTTGTCTACATATATGGTATGTGGAATATTAGGTAGTCTAACGTTTCCGTTCTTTGCTCCTATAATCGACTGGACTGGCGGGTCAGTGGTTGGGGCTTCTGCAGCAGTTTGGGGGGTAGTTGCTGCGGTTGCAGTGCTTTTACCAAACATAAAGTTTGGGGGATACGCAGCAAAATATTGGACTCTAGCATTATTTGTTGGTAATGCAATTATATTCATTATGAATCCAGATATCTCAATAGGAGCCGCTGCTCATGTTGCAGGGATAATAGCTGGGCTGGTGTGTGGGTATTGGTTAAAAAGGTACCAATATTAATACTTTCGTCTATGTTTTATGAAACTAAAAAGGGTAAGGAAACAAGTATTCACTGGATTGAATATAGCAAAAAGATCACGTTAAAAAACGTGATCTTTTTGCTATTTGTAATGATTACTATTTTTGTTTTTTCACAAAATACTAATTGTTAGTTCTTCTCTGCTTTATAAACATCATTGTACCACTGGCCGTGGTTCTCTATCATATATTTCTCAGAAACTTTACCATGTAGCATTGCATTAATTGATTCATTAGATACTGGGTTAAGTAATGCCAAGTAAATATGTCCAATCGCTCCACATGTAGCGATTACAAAGAATGTCGCGTGGAGTAATGGTGCGATTGTTCCAGGACCGCTTAACCACATGATTAAACCAGTTGTAATCAATACAAGTCCACTTACTACTTGGATTAATGAGTTGATTTTTTCCCCGCCGTTGTAAAAACCTTGTGGTGGTATTTCTTTTTTAATACCTAATAATTTGTGCGGGAATGTTTTCAGAAATCCGATGTCTGCGCTGGTGATTTTTATTGACTCACCTAACCAAGCAAATACGTCTTTAGGTCTCATTAGCAAAGGTAATACGATAGCTGCGATTAAAAACACACCTGCTACCCTGTGTACTACCATCGCGCCCTCGATACCGCCAAACATCGGTGCCATCCAGTCAAGTTTTGTACCAAAAAGCATGTAACCTGTGATTGCTAAGGTTATAAAGCTGATTGCGTACATCCAGTGCGCTACGCGTACCGCTGGACTAAAGCGCTCTATCATTTTTTTGCTCATCGTGATATCCTCCTTCCGCCAGCTTAGAACTCTCTACATTCACGAAAGCCTTGCGGCGTGTGAATAAGAATGCTAATCCTGTTCCTATGAGAGTTGCAGCAATTGCTAAATTACCAAACGGTTGAACAATATCTTTCCACATACCGAGTGTCGGAGCTAATGTTGGGTTAACTGGTAATTCATAGTTCTGTGGCCCATCAGGTAATACGTATATGTTACCTAAGCCTCCTAGTTCGTTTTTACCGTAAATCTGCGCATTAGGGAAGCGTTTCTGCGCAGCTTCTAATCGCTTATCTGCTAAAGCCGACATCTCATCCCACGAACCATACATAATTGCTCCAGGCATACATGTCTTTTCACAGGCAGGGCGCAAATCATTTGCTATTCTGTCAATACAGAAGGTGCACTTCTTCATTTTCTCATTTACTTCATCAATTTTCGGAATATCGAACGGGCAGAATGGAACACAATACCCACAGCCGATACAGTTTTCCTCGATACGATATACCGCACCTAGCTCCGATTTAGCTAACGCATTATTAGGACAGGCCTTAAGACAGCCTGGATCGCCACAGTGATTACAGCTATGTTTACGAAAAACCCACTGCACATCTCCGTTGCTTTTTTCTTCCTCAAAAAACTTTATCATCGTCCAACGTAGAGGTGAATTATCCATATGAGATTGATAGGAACCAGTGAATTCACCAATTTCGCCTGGTAGCTGATTCCAGTCTTTACAAGTTACTTGACAACCACGACACGCCGTACAGCGTGTCACATCGATTAGCCTCGCCATTCTTACCATTACGCATTCACCTTCCTAACGTCAACCAGGAACGCTTTGTACTCTGGTATTTGAGTATTAGAGTCGCCCACCTGAGCAGTTAAATTATTCACCATTTCACCTTGTACTAAGCCTTTGTATCCAAAGTGCCAGGTCATCCCAACTTGGTGAACTTCCTTGCCATTAATATTAAACTTATTAGAACGAGCTGTTACCATTGCTACTGCTTTAATAGCACCTCGTTTAGATAAGATTTCTACAGTTTCACCGTTTTTAATACCTTTAGATGCAGCTAAGTCTTTGCCTATTTCAATAAATGACTCTGGCATTAATTCTGCTAACCATGGCATATTACGAGTGGTTGCTCCTGTATGCCAATGTTCACAGACGCGCCATGTTGAGCAAATAATTGGGTACTCACTATAATCGCCACGGGTATCTGGCGCCGTTTTGCCAATGAAGTGGGCTGGGTTATTCTGGCGACCATTAAATGTATTATCCGTCGGACTTTCCCACGGCTCATAATGTTCAGGTAATGGTCCGTCTGCTAATCCACCAATCGCAAATAAACGACCTACTAACTCAGTAAACATGATGAATGGTCCATTGAGCTCACCGCTATCAGTACGTAACGGAGCACCACCATCAACTACATCATAACCAGACCATCCGCCAGCTTGTGACCATTCCATGTATTTTCGTTCTACCAATTTGCCTTCTTTAGGATCATACACTCGCAGTCCAGCCCATGGCTTGCCGTTAGCATCAACAGACGCACGATTATAGATAATACGACGGTTAACTGGCCATGCAAAACCCCAGCCTAGGTAGGCACCCCAGTCTCCTGGATCATCCACCATGCGGCTCTTAGTCCGGTTACCATGGGTTTCAGTATACATGCCTGAGTAAATCCAGCAGCCGCAGTCGGTCGAACCATCTTCCTGTAAGCCGATAAAATTATTCATTAACTTGCCAGTAGTTAAATCACGACCGTTAATTTCACGCATAACTGCATCAATAAAGTTCGCATGACTTGCCTCAGGATCTGGATAGTCCCAAGTCATAGCTAAAAAGCCTGCATCCTCTGGTTTATTACTACCTGCATATAACGATTTCAAAGTCCTTGTTAGGCGATCTAACACCCATGATTCACTTCGTACATTACCTGGCGCGTCAACAGCTTTCCAACGATATTGGATAAGACGGCCACTGTGTGTAACTGTACCTTCCTTTTCGAAAAACGTTTCCATTGGCAACAAAAATACCTCTGTGTTAATACTTGCTGGGTTAGCACCTGGTCGCTTCCAATATGCTGCCGTCTCTGTTTCAAATGGATCGAGACATACTAACCACTCAAGCTTATCTAAACCATCTAACATTTCATACGTATTAGGTCCTGCTACGACAGGGTTTTGTCCCCATGTAATCATACCTTTGACAATCTCAGCATTCATATTCTCGAATAATGCTTGGTGATGGTAAGCGCGCCCTGTAGCTCTTCGCTTAGGAATCCAGCCATAACCAAAATCATTATCCTCTGTAGCAGCATCGCCAAACCAAGCCTTGAGCATACTTGCAATGTATTTTGGACGGTTTGACCACCACGCTGGTGCCGCTGGAGTAGTCGCATTGTACTCAGCTAACGTAGGCAACGCCTCAGTTGGAGCTGGAAGGTAGCCTGGCAACAGATGGAATAAGCAAGCCATATCTGTCGATCCTTGTACATTAGAGTGTCCACGTAATGCATTAACCCCTGCCCCTGGAATACCGATATTACCAAGTAATAATTGAATAATAGCCATTGCACGGATATTCTGTGAGCCTGATGTAAATTGCGTCTGACCCATTGCGTACAAGATAGAGCCAGCCTTACCACTCTCTCCAGTTGTACAATAGATATCGTACACCTGTTGTAATTTATCGATTGGCGCACCACAGGATGCCGCAACTTTCTCTAATGTATACCTAGCATAATGCTGTTTCAATATTTGATACACACAACGCGAATCACTTAACGTCATATCCTTAAGCGGTTTGCCATCTTCATCAAGCTTGTAGCTCCAGTTAGACGTGTTATACGAGCGCCCTGAATCATTATAGCTATCAAACAAACCAGTAGCATCATCAAAACTATATCCATCGCTGACAATCAATGCAGCGTTAGTGTAATGTAATACATAATCCCTGTGTTCTAAGCTATTCTCTAAAATATAATTAATCATTCCACCGTAGAAGGCTATATTACTACCACTGCGAATAGGACAGTATAGATCAGATACTGCCGATGTACGCGTAAAACGAGGGTCAACGTGAATGATTTTGCAATCCCTTTGCTCGCGCGCATCCATCAACCATTTAAAAGATAACGGATGATTCTCTGCTGCATTACTACCACATATTAACGCAACATCAGTATTACGAAAATCTGTCCAGTGATTCGTCATAGCTCCTCTACCAAATGAGGCCCCCAGACCGGCGACCGTAGAGCTATGTCAAATACGAGCCTGATGTTCAATATGCGTTACGCCCAAACAACGCATTAACTTAGAAACTAAATATAAATCTTCGTTACCAATAATCGAGCTACCTAGACTAGCGATAGCATCAGTGCGTGATACAATATCGCCCTTATCATTAGTCAACTCAAAGCTCTCGTCACGGGTTTTTTTGATTAAGTTAGCGATGCGGTTAATTGCCCACTCCCATGTACGAATCTCCCACTTAGCCGAGCCTGGTGCACGATATAACAATTGTGTAACACGCTGCTCATTATCATGGGATTGACGAACTGCTGCACCC
Encoded here:
- the fdnG gene encoding formate dehydrogenase-N subunit alpha gives rise to the protein MKLSRRNLLKLAGVGSTAALVGNLGFKVSTAAAENFKLRTTTAREYPSVCCFCSGGCGVIAQVVDGKLAFVDGDPDNPSNKGTLCSKGAAVRQSHDNEQRVTQLLYRAPGSAKWEIRTWEWAINRIANLIKKTRDESFELTNDKGDIVSRTDAIASLGSSIIGNEDLYLVSKLMRCLGVTHIEHQARIUHSSTVAGLGASFGRGAMTNHWTDFRNTDVALICGSNAAENHPLSFKWLMDAREQRDCKIIHVDPRFTRTSAVSDLYCPIRSGSNIAFYGGMINYILENSLEHRDYVLHYTNAALIVSDGYSFDDATGLFDSYNDSGRSYNTSNWSYKLDEDGKPLKDMTLSDSRCVYQILKQHYARYTLEKVAASCGAPIDKLQQVYDIYCTTGESGKAGSILYAMGQTQFTSGSQNIRAMAIIQLLLGNIGIPGAGVNALRGHSNVQGSTDMACLFHLLPGYLPAPTEALPTLAEYNATTPAAPAWWSNRPKYIASMLKAWFGDAATEDNDFGYGWIPKRRATGRAYHHQALFENMNAEIVKGMITWGQNPVVAGPNTYEMLDGLDKLEWLVCLDPFETETAAYWKRPGANPASINTEVFLLPMETFFEKEGTVTHSGRLIQYRWKAVDAPGNVRSESWVLDRLTRTLKSLYAGSNKPEDAGFLAMTWDYPDPEASHANFIDAVMREINGRDLTTGKLMNNFIGLQEDGSTDCGCWIYSGMYTETHGNRTKSRMVDDPGDWGAYLGWGFAWPVNRRIIYNRASVDANGKPWAGLRVYDPKEGKLVERKYMEWSQAGGWSGYDVVDGGAPLRTDSGELNGPFIMFTELVGRLFAIGGLADGPLPEHYEPWESPTDNTFNGRQNNPAHFIGKTAPDTRGDYSEYPIICSTWRVCEHWHTGATTRNMPWLAELMPESFIEIGKDLAASKGIKNGETVEILSKRGAIKAVAMVTARSNKFNINGKEVHQVGMTWHFGYKGLVQGEMVNNLTAQVGDSNTQIPEYKAFLVDVRKVNA